A region from the Arachis ipaensis cultivar K30076 chromosome B01, Araip1.1, whole genome shotgun sequence genome encodes:
- the LOC107648162 gene encoding uncharacterized protein LOC107648162 encodes MKPYNPPLPYPQRLQKETKDQQFPKFLEVFKKLEINIPLAETLEQMPLYAKFLKELINKKRSWNEKEIVILTQECSAVIQIGLPPKLKDPGSFILSCTIGNRTLAKALYDLGASINLMPLSLMKKLTIEEVKPTRMSLQMADRSLMIPNGVVKSLLVKIG; translated from the coding sequence atgaAGCCTTATAACCCTCCTttgccataccctcaaagattGCAGAAAGAAACCAAAGATCAACAGTTTCCCAAGTTCCTAGAAGTCTttaagaagttggagatcaatattccacTTGCTGAGACTCTagaacaaatgcctctatatgcaaaattcctcaaagaGCTCATCAATAAGAAAAGGAGCTGGAATGAGAAGGAGATAGTGATCCTAACACAAGAATGTAGTGCTGTCATCCAAATAGGTCTTCctccaaagctcaaagatccaggaagcttcatCCTATCCTGTACTATAGGCAACAGAACATTGGCCAAGGCTCTCtatgacttaggagccagcatcaatttaatgcccctcTCACTAATGAAAAAGCTTACAATAGAGGAAGTCAAGCCTACCAGGATGTCACTCCAAATGGCTGACAGATCACTCATGATACCAAATGGGGTTGTGAAAAGTTTATTAGTGAAGATTGGATAA